The following coding sequences are from one Arachis hypogaea cultivar Tifrunner chromosome 7, arahy.Tifrunner.gnm2.J5K5, whole genome shotgun sequence window:
- the LOC112701866 gene encoding receptor like protein 24-like — MMLAVVRVVVCVHIFMLFHFACLSSHSCHSEESSALFHFKTQLITNTTFFDGWYEYEYECPNVYPKMSTWENGTDCCSWMGVTCDSVSGHVIGLDLSCSALVGIIHPNSTLFHLTRLQTLNFAYNYFYNSQLSTQFGGFMSLTHLNLSYCQFEGDIPSQISHLSKLQSLDLSLNSGLKWKETTWKRMLQNATALSEIVLDDTDMSSITITPSHLSNWSFSFSLVTLSLVYTGISGNLTSHIFCLPNLYELNLSENSNIQVHVPKLNCSTSLNVLDLSWCQFSGSQIPSSFSNLTHLTSLHLSGSESNGSIPSWLSNLQHLTHLDLSDNGFSGSIPSLLSNLQHLTYLDLSHNEFSGSIPSLLSNISHLTYLDLSDNGFSGSIPSLLSNLQHLTHLDLSFNGFSGSILLSNISHLTYLDLSNNGFNGQFPKVLGQLTKLQTLILASNNLGGKLFLSSLANLTQIFRLDCSHNKFQGPLPKKTTGFSSLTELILNDNLLNETIPSWCFSLPFLTSLDLSNNQFTGNISTISSHSLQSLHLCGNKLQGNIPESLFNLVNLTHLCLSSGNCSYSIHLPLFSKLQNLEVLSLSGFNSFLLDSRTNSSYNRFSNLVALQLLQIELTNFSKISWKFPKLQTLELSENKLEGKIPKWIHDSHSLDFLELSHNQLSSIGQFPWYQLGYLDLSFNLLTDDNISFLCNATSLQIINLSHNKFRGTIPQCVANLSSLYVLDLQTNKFHGTLPSNFSRNLKTLNLNGNQLEGHLPRSLSNCKDLMDLNLGDNQIEDTFPHWLQSLRILEILVLGSNKFYGPIVSFKTKDVFPSLLILDISSNNFSGLLPKAYIKSFQAMKIVVLADVQSNFYYMQSGSAFVINNIIVLEYHDSVTATMKGLRTDFEKIPNVLVSIDLSSNRFEGKIPDEFGELGALIGLNLSHNNLIGPIPRSLGNLTNLESLDLSSNMLDGEIPAELTNLNFLASLNLSNNHLEGSIPRGKQFDTFSNDSYERNIGLCGLPLSIQCNNNVPLQQYPSSEAEDKFGFGWKPVAIGYACGTVLGIGLGFCVFSIGKPQWLVIIFGGKRIKRKSRRNRRA; from the coding sequence ATGATGTTGGCGGTTGTTAGAGTGGTGGTGTGTGTGCACATATTTATGCTGTTTCACTTTGCATGTTTGTCTTCTCATTCATGCCATTCAGAAGAGAGTTCTGCCTTGTTTCACTTCAAGACCCAACTCATTACTAACACTACATTTTTTGATGGATGGTATGAGTATGAGTATGAATGCCCCAATGTTTATCCAAAGATGAGTACGTGGGAGAATGGGACAGATTGTTGTTCATGGATGGGTGTCACGTGTGATTCTGTGTCTGGTCACGTGATTGGCCTCGATCTAAGTTGCAGTGCACTTGTAGGTATAATCCATCCTAACAGTACACTTTTCCATCTTACTCGTCTTCAGACACTCAACTTTGCTTACAATTATTTCTATAATTCTCAGTTGTCAACTCAGTTTGGTGGGTTTATGAGTCTTACACACTTGAATTTATCTTATTGTCAGTTTGAAGGTGATATTCCTTCTCAAATCTCACACCTTTCCAAATTACAGTCACTTGATCTCTCTTTGAATTCTGGTTTAAAGTGGAAAGAAACCACTTGGAAGAGAATGCTGCAAAATGCAACTGCTTTGAGTGAGATTGTATTGGATGATACAGACATGTCTTCCATTACCATAACACCAAGTCATTTGTCCAATtggtctttctctttctctttggtTACTCTTAGTCTTGTTTATACAGGAATAAGCGGAAACTTGACAAGTCACATTTTTTGTTTACCCAATCTTTATGAGCTCAATCTATCTGAAAATAGCAACATTCAAGTTCATGTTCCAAAGTTGAATTGCAGTACTTCTCTTAATGTTTTAGATCTTTCATGGTGTCAATTCTCAGGATCACAAATCCCTTCTTCCTTTTCTAACCTCACACATCTAACTTCTTTGCACTTGTCTGGAAGTGAATCCAATGGTTCAATCCCATCCTGGCTCTCAAATCTTCAACATCTCACTCACTTGGACCTTTCAGACAATGGATTTAGTGGCTCAATCCCATCATTACTCTCAAACCTTCAACATCTCACTTACTTGGACCTTTCACACAATGAATTCAGTGGCTCAATCCCATCATTACTCTCAAACATTTCACATCTCACTTACTTGGACCTTTCAGACAATGGATTTAGTGGCTCAATCCCATCATTACTCTCAAACCTTCAACATCTCACTCACTTGGACCTTTCATTCAATGGATTTAGTGGTTCAATCCTACTCTCAAACATTTCACATCTCACTTACTTGGACCTTTCAAACAACGGGTTTAATGGTCAATTTCCAAAAGTACTTGGTCAATTGACCAAATTACAAACACTTATTCTTGCAAGTAACAATTTAGGAGGAAAGTTATTCCTATCTTCATTAGCTAACTTAACTCAGATTTTTCGATTGGATTGTTCTCATAATAAGTTTCAGGGGCCTCTACCTAAAAAAACAACAGGTTTTTCAAGTTTGACTGAATTGATTTTAAATGATAACTTATTAAATGAGACAATTCCATCTTGGTGTTTCTCCTTACCATTTTTGACATCCTTAGATCTATCAAATAATCAGTTTACAGGAAATATAAGTACAATCTCATCCCATTCCTTGCAGTCTCTACATTTATGCGGGAATAAGTTACAAGGAAATATTCCAGAATCACTATTTAACCTTGTAAATCTCACTCACTTATGTTTGTCATCAGGCAATTGCAGTTATTCCATTCATTTACCACTTTTTTCCAAGCTTCAAAACCTTGAAGTCCTTTCTCTTTCaggttttaattcatttttattagATTCTAGAACCAATTCCAGTTATAATAGGTTCTCCAACTTAGTAGCATTGCAGTTGCTTCAGATCGAGTTAACTAATTTTTCCAAAATCTCATGGAAATTTCCAAAGTTGCAAACTCTCGAACTCTCAGAAAATAAACTTGAAGGAAAAATTCCCAAATGGATACATGATTCACATTCATTAGATTTTTTGGAACTTTCACATAACCAGTTGTCATCAATAGGCCAATTCCCATGGTACCAACTTGGATACCTTGATCTTAGTTTCAACCTGCTAACTGATGACAATATTTCCTTCCTTTGCAATGCAACTTCTCTCCAGATTATCAACTTGTCGCACAATAAGTTCAGAGGCACCATTCCACAATGTGTTGCCAATTTATCTTCCCTTTATGTTTTGGATCTACAGACAAACAAATTTCATGGCACTTTGCCAAGTAACTTTTCCAGGAATCTCAAAACATTGAATCTCAATGGGAACCAATTAGAAGGTCATTTGCCTAGATCTCTGTCCAACTGCAAAGATTTGATGGATTTGAATCTCGGCGACAATCAGATTGAGGATACATTTCCACATTGGCTTCAAAGTTTACGGATTTTGGAAATATTGGTTTTAGGATCCAACAAGTTTTATGGGCCGATAGTGAGCTTCAAAACCAAAGATGTGTTTCCCAGTTTACTCATTCTTGATATCTCATCCAATAACTTTAGTGGCCTATTACCAAAAGCCTACATAAAAAGTTTCCAAGCTATGAAGATTGTTGTTCTAGCAGACGTGCAAAGTAATTTCTATTACATGCAAAGTGGTTCTGCCTTTGTAATAAACAACATCATTGTCCTAGAATATCATGATTCTGTGACTGCAACAATGAAAGGGCTTAGAACCGATTTTGAGAAAATTCCAAACGTTCTTGTAAGTATTGATTTATCAAGTAACAGATTTGAAGGAAAGATCCCAGATGAGTTTGGAGAACTTGGTGCACTCATAGGACTCAACCTTTCACATAACAACCTCATTGGTCCTATTCCCCGCTCTCTGGGAAATTTGACAAACCTCGAATCACTGGACCTCTCTTCAAATATGCTTGATGGCGAAATTCCTGCTGAGTTGACCAATCTGAACTTTCTAGCATCCTTGAATCTTTCCAACAATCATCTTGAGGGATCAATACCTCGAGGAAAACAGTTTGATACATTTTCAAACGATTCCTATGAGCGAAACATAGGGCTATGTGGATTGCCATTGTCAATTCAATGCAACAACAATGTCCCTTTGCAACAATATCCATCTTCTGAGGCTGAGGACAAATTTGGATTTGGTTGGAAACCAGTGGCAATAGGATATGCATGTGGAACGGTGCTTGGAATTGGCTTGGGATTTTGTGTTTTCTCAATTGGAAAGCCTCAATGGCTTGTGATCATCTTTGGAGGCAAAAGAATCAAGAGGAAGAGCCGTAGAAACCGGCGTGCATGA
- the LOC140174539 gene encoding uncharacterized protein — protein sequence MMVVREQTPSEALAIVLIQFFVPPSQQTTTDADSEPTPMLQIEGARETTPETPKQLQETTPKLPPAPTKIHPDAEDAAALLMMARTAAYVPKTDPGMPSFSLGLTDSSQEGASTQETEREKSPETATMLEQLDSLVQKLASSASKGKDESPQIQRETGGESSAKFETPGGINQIPDDMKQKCYIWGTRLKEDAKGNTDEYEEICTLIGQGEYILMRTHLASLQAKSDIESQIVFAICLILNQKKEKRFQAQIYCLPPDIVSMALSDHPRGEFISPKINKEFRVEAYPSFIHFIDRKKLSSHPYIFAPVCHSGHWWLWLINTRTRKCQILDPLHKKAPSDERKDINKFTIDNICRRETSRERREGEGN from the exons atgatggttgttaGGGAACAAACACCGTCggaagcgcttgcaat agtcctgATCCAGTTTTTTGTGCCGCCATCCCAGCAAACAACCACTGACGCAGATTCCgaaccaacccctatgctacagattgaagggGCTAGAGAAAC cactcctgaaacccccaaacaacttcaagaaacaacacccaagcttcccccagctccaacaaaaat TCATCCAGACGCCGAGGacgctgctgccctgttgatgatggcacggacagcagcctatgttcctaaaacagatccggggatgccatcattcagcctcggATTGACagattcaagccaggagggggcgtcgacgcaggagacagaaagggaaAAATCTCCAGAAACTGCAACTATGCTAGAACAATTGGACAGTTTGGTCCAAAAGTTAGCAAGCAGTGCATCAAAGGGAAAAGAcgaaagtccacaaattcagagggagactgggggagaaagttctgcaaaGTTTGAAACCCCTGGGGGAATAAATCAAATTccggatgatatgaaacaaaagtgctacatctgggggacgagactgaaggaagaTGCAAAGGGCAATACTGATGAGTATGAGGAGATATGCACTCTGATTGGCCaaggagaatacattttgatgagaacgcaccttgcatccctccaggcaaaaagtgatatagaatctcag ATTGTATTtgccatctgcctcatcctaaaccagaaaaaggaaaagaggtttcaggcacaaatatactgtctcccccccgatattgtg AGCATGGCACTTTCGGATCACCCAAGGGGGGAATTCATATCTCCGAAAATAAACaaagaattcagggtggaagcctacccgagtttcattcacttcatagatagaaaaaaattaagttcacatccatat atttttgctcctgtttgccactcgggacattggtggttatggctgataaatacaagaacgcggaaatgtcaaatacttgacccgctacacaaaaaagctccaagcgatgagagaaaggacattaataaattcact attgataacatatgccggCGGGAAACCTCTCGAGAAaggcgagaaggagaaggaaattaa
- the LOC112701867 gene encoding uncharacterized protein, with protein sequence MAQLNVPVLQFNNSSVFRVPPTTLFICFQTQSRSNSSWLTNKLLVVEARANARTESPKIRNRRIQKKFNGTARNPRLSVFCSEKQLYAMLVDDKNKKCLFYASTLQKSIRNPPCSTSEAAKRVGEALVKACADLNINEISSYDRNGLYRGQRLEAFEIAISSYGFLPG encoded by the exons ATGGCTCAATTGAATGTGCCAGTGCTACAGTTCAACAATTCTTCTGTCTTCAGAGTCCCTCCAACGACACTGTTTATTTGCTTTCAGACACAAAGTAGAAGTAATTCCTCAT GGTTAACTAATAAGCTATTAGTGGTTGAAGCAAGAGCAAATGCTAGAACAGAAAGTCCAAAAATTCGAAACAGAAGGATTCAGAAAAAG tTCAATGGAACTGCTAGAAATCCAAGGCTTTCAGTATTTTGCTCAGAGAAGCAATTGTATGCAATGCTTGTAGATGACAAGAATAAGAAGTGTCTGTTCTATGCAAGCACACTGCAGAAATCGATCCGAAATCCCCCATGCAGCACTTCT GAAGCTGCTAAACGTGTTGGGGAGGCACTTGTCAAAGCCTGTGCAGACCTCAACATAAATGAAATATCGTCCTATGATCGCAATGGACTTTACCGTGGACAAAGGTTGGAAGCCTTTGAGATTGCCATTTCCAGTTATGGATTCTTGCCGGGATAG